TGACAATGTCAAAATCCTTCTCGCCGATACGCTCGATTGCATCGTCCAGACACTCGGCGTTTGTGAGCTCTACGCGGTCAATAGATGATTCAAGCAAAAGTTCCTTAATTATGCGTGCGTCCCCGGGGTTGTCTTCGACAAGTAAAAGATTTATCAACTTTTAAACCTCCTTTGTCCGTTGACGATTACTCTCTCAGAGGTGCTCATCAAAATATTTACAGCAAGTGCTTCAATCCTGAATATTCTATTAGCTATCATGTTTCTTCCTTTATTCCGCCTCGGGCAGTTTGACGACTGTAAACCAGAAGTCTTCGACTGATCTTATTACGTCATAAAACTGAGCGAGGTCCACCGGTTTGGTTATATAGCAGTTGGCGTGAAGAGAGTAGCTTTTCAGAATATCCTCTTCCGCGCTCGATGTTGTAAGAACCACAGTGGGTATGAGTTTCAGATCGTCATCCATTTTAATTTCCCGCAAGACTTCTATACCGTTTTTCTTAGGCAGGTTCAGATCGAGCAGTATAAGATCCGGTTTCGGGCAGTCGGCATATTCCCCGGTTTGTTTTAAAAAAGAGACGGCTTCCTCTCCGTCTTCAACCACGTACAGCGTGTTGTATACTTTCCCTTCTCTGAGCGCTTCCTGCGTAAGGCGCGCATCGCCTGGGTTATCCTCTACCAAAAGAATATCGATGGGGTCGCCTGAAAATTTAGAG
This is a stretch of genomic DNA from Deltaproteobacteria bacterium. It encodes these proteins:
- a CDS encoding response regulator, yielding MKTHHMERNKNSKFSGDPIDILLVEDNPGDARLTQEALREGKVYNTLYVVEDGEEAVSFLKQTGEYADCPKPDLILLDLNLPKKNGIEVLREIKMDDDLKLIPTVVLTTSSAEEDILKSYSLHANCYITKPVDLAQFYDVIRSVEDFWFTVVKLPEAE